The following nucleotide sequence is from Mucilaginibacter sp. cycad4.
CCAATCGCGCAAGTTGGTGCACAAATGGCGCAGTGAAGAAGACGCCATACTGGTTGGTAAAAACACAGTTCTCAGTGATGATCCACAGTTAAATACCCGTTACTGGGATGGCCCATCACCTAAGCGTGTGGTGATAGACCGCAGGCTGGAGTTAGATAAAGGGTTGAATGTGTTTGATAACTCTGTAGAAACGCTGATCTTTAATGAGGTTAAATTTGACATGGACGGTAAAAACAGGTATATAGCACTGGAAGATTTTGAGCGCTTTGTGCCTCAATATATTTTATATCAGCTATATCTTCAGGATATCCAGTCGGTTATTATTGAAGGCGGTGCGCGTACGCTTGATGCCTTTATTGAGGCTGGTCTTTGGGATGAAGCCCGGATATTTACCGGTGATAAAGTTTTGAACAAAGGCATAAAAGCACCGCAAATAACAGGTATACTTGCTGATGAATATCCCGTGGGCGCCGACCGCCTGCAATTGTTATACAATAAGCCGGTTATATAAATGCTGTTCGTTTTTTTAAGTATTTGCTGTAGTGTTATCGTTTCTATTTTGCTGAAACTGGCAAAACGTTACCATGTGGATGTTTACCAGGCCATCACCTGGAATTATTCCATGACCATTTTGCTCACCTGGTTCTTTTTTAAACCGCAGTTAAGTATCATTCAAAACGCGCCTGTTTATAATTACCTGGCTTTAGGGATCCTTTTCCCGACAATATTTGTAATTATGGCAACATCGGTGCGCAAGGCCGGTATTGTTCGTACAGACGTTGCGCAGCGCTTATCCCTGTTTATCCCTATACTGGCAGCATTTGTTTTATTTGGCGAAGCTACAGGGGCAATTAAAGCGATAGGTATCATATTGGCATTCATCGCTATCCTTTGCTCCATTCCCTGGCAAAAATCAGCTGGTAATAAGGTAGAAAAAGGTTCGTGGATTTACCTGTTAATTGTTTTCCTGGGCTTTGGGGTTATTGATGTGTTGTTAAAACAGCTTACCAAAGTTAGTAATTTACCTTTTACCACAGCTATATTTGTCATCTTCATTATTGCCTTTATATTAACCCTCGCAGGTTTGATTTACCAGGTATCCACAAAAAAAATGAAATTTTCATTGCCGCATATCCTCATAGGATGGGTATTGGGGATAGCCAATTTTGGTAACATCCTGTTTTACTTAAAGGCACACCAGGCTTTGGCCAATAGCCCGTCTGCAGTGTTTTCGTCTGTAAATATTGGTGTTATTGTGGTTGGCACGCTGGTTGGCATCTTTGTATTTAAAGAGAAGCTGAGCCTGCTTAATAAAATCGGCATAGCTATAGCCGTGCTGGCTATTGTTATTATTTATTTCCCGCAAACATTGGGCTTTCTGCACTTGTAATATTTTTGAATGCTTTTTGACGATACTTATAAAACCATAGAAAATCCTGCCGAAGGTATTTTTCGCGACCGGGGCAGCAAGTTTCTGGCCTATGCTTATCCCATCAGTTCTGAAAACGATATCAAGGCTATTGTTACCCGGTTAAAATCCGAACATCCAAAAGCCAATCACCATTGCTGGGCTATGCGTTTAACCATCGACCGCTCGGTATTTCGGGTTAACGATGACGGGGAACCCTCAGGTACTGCCGGCAGACCGATCCTGAATACGCTTTTATCAAAAGACCTTACCAACCTGGTGATTGTGGTAGTCCGATATTTCGGAGGCACTTTATTAGGTGTTCCGGGTTTAATTAATGCTTATAAAGTAGCAACTGAAGAGGCATTAAACCAATCGGTTATCATTTCGAAAACAGTAAATGACGTTTACACTGTCTCGTTTGATTACCTGCAGATGAACGAT
It contains:
- a CDS encoding EamA family transporter; this encodes MLFVFLSICCSVIVSILLKLAKRYHVDVYQAITWNYSMTILLTWFFFKPQLSIIQNAPVYNYLALGILFPTIFVIMATSVRKAGIVRTDVAQRLSLFIPILAAFVLFGEATGAIKAIGIILAFIAILCSIPWQKSAGNKVEKGSWIYLLIVFLGFGVIDVLLKQLTKVSNLPFTTAIFVIFIIAFILTLAGLIYQVSTKKMKFSLPHILIGWVLGIANFGNILFYLKAHQALANSPSAVFSSVNIGVIVVGTLVGIFVFKEKLSLLNKIGIAIAVLAIVIIYFPQTLGFLHL
- a CDS encoding YigZ family protein translates to MLFDDTYKTIENPAEGIFRDRGSKFLAYAYPISSENDIKAIVTRLKSEHPKANHHCWAMRLTIDRSVFRVNDDGEPSGTAGRPILNTLLSKDLTNLVIVVVRYFGGTLLGVPGLINAYKVATEEALNQSVIISKTVNDVYTVSFDYLQMNDVMRIIKEENLLILNQQFDNDCSIQLSIRKTQVEQSLFKLSKVSGAKVKYNHSI